From one Paenibacillus sp. FSL K6-1330 genomic stretch:
- the pfkA gene encoding 6-phosphofructokinase, translated as MAEVKKIAVLTSGGDSQGMNAALRAVVRSGMYYGLEVYGIQRGYQGLLENDIIKMDLRSVGDIIQRGGTILRSARCEEFKTAEGQQKGADILNQHGIDGLVVIGGDGSYHGANKLSKLGIKTMGLPGTIDNDISFTDYTIGFDTAVSVVVDAVNKLRDTMSSHARSSVVEVMGRHCGDIALHAGLASGAETILVPEVEYNLDEVATRLRENFAKGKRHSIIIVAEGVGRGEDIVCDLKECHASIDARVTVLGHIQRGGAPTPFDRNLASRLGDFAVRSLIDGQSDKGCGIIKGELVLTDIDKVVNTKKEFNRELYDLALRLSQ; from the coding sequence ATGGCAGAGGTTAAAAAAATTGCAGTTCTTACAAGTGGTGGCGATTCCCAAGGGATGAACGCAGCGCTTCGCGCCGTTGTACGCAGCGGTATGTATTATGGTCTTGAAGTATATGGGATTCAGCGCGGTTACCAAGGACTTCTCGAGAACGATATTATTAAAATGGATCTTCGCAGCGTAGGGGATATCATCCAGCGTGGAGGCACAATCCTTCGTTCCGCCCGCTGTGAAGAATTCAAGACGGCGGAAGGGCAGCAGAAGGGTGCCGACATTCTGAATCAGCATGGCATCGACGGATTGGTCGTTATTGGAGGAGACGGCTCTTACCATGGGGCGAACAAGCTCAGTAAACTCGGAATCAAAACGATGGGCCTTCCAGGAACGATTGATAACGATATTTCATTTACCGATTATACGATCGGCTTTGATACAGCCGTTAGCGTCGTTGTAGACGCCGTTAATAAACTGCGCGACACAATGTCTTCCCATGCTCGCTCGTCCGTTGTAGAGGTTATGGGACGCCACTGCGGCGACATTGCGCTCCATGCAGGTCTTGCATCAGGCGCAGAAACCATTCTGGTGCCGGAAGTAGAATATAACCTTGATGAAGTGGCAACCCGCTTGCGCGAGAATTTTGCAAAAGGTAAACGCCACAGTATCATCATCGTAGCGGAAGGCGTTGGACGCGGCGAGGACATCGTATGTGATCTTAAAGAGTGCCATGCCTCAATCGATGCACGAGTAACGGTGCTTGGACATATCCAGCGCGGTGGAGCTCCGACTCCGTTTGACCGCAACCTGGCCAGCCGTCTTGGCGATTTTGCGGTTCGCAGTCTGATTGACGGCCAATCCGATAAAGGATGCGGCATCATCAAGGGCGAGCTGGTCCTCACGGATATTGACAAGGTCGTTAACACGAAGAAAGAATTTAACCGTGAGCTTTACGATTTGGCATTGCGATTGTCCCAATAA
- a CDS encoding cold shock domain-containing protein, translating into MKGTVKWFNAEKGYGFISVEGGEDVFVHFSAIQEEGFKSLEEGQAVEFDITEGNRGPQAANVTKL; encoded by the coding sequence TTGAAAGGTACAGTTAAATGGTTTAACGCAGAAAAAGGTTACGGCTTCATTTCCGTTGAAGGTGGCGAGGATGTATTCGTACACTTCTCCGCAATTCAAGAAGAAGGCTTCAAGAGTTTGGAAGAAGGTCAAGCGGTTGAGTTCGACATCACTGAAGGTAACCGTGGTCCTCAAGCAGCCAACGTAACAAAACTGTAA
- a CDS encoding MATE family efflux transporter, producing MQPTTTTRGKLKQFAIILIPILITQLALSAITFFDTNMSGKFSSADLAGVAIATSIWIPVQTGLSGILMGITPIVSQLVGGRQENKVAYQVNQALWLSILLAIVVLAIGYAVVPGILGAMSLEPEVRRIASQFLAAISIGIIPLFAYTVLRSFIDALGQTKISMVITLITLPVNVGLNALFIYGFWGFPRMGGVGAGIASAITYWTVLIIAIVIIHKNQPFSSFSIFRQLQGVSLSAWKSLLNIGVPIGFSIFLETAVFAAVTLLMSSFDTATIAAHQAALNFATTLYMLPLSICMSLTILVGFEAGSGRMKDAWKYAKLGISTAVILSLITAVILFMAGRQVAGLYSNEPAVVALIQQFLLFAIFFQISDAIATPTQGALRGYKDVNVAFMLAFLSFWVIGLPVGYVLANYTDWEAFGYWIGLITGLAVGAALMLMRLVKVQRKYTRQVDASSRPVS from the coding sequence ATGCAACCGACCACAACAACACGGGGAAAGCTGAAGCAATTCGCGATCATTCTGATCCCCATTCTGATTACGCAGCTAGCTTTATCGGCCATTACTTTTTTTGACACCAACATGTCCGGAAAATTCAGCTCGGCCGACTTGGCAGGCGTAGCTATCGCTACAAGCATTTGGATCCCGGTCCAAACCGGCCTTAGCGGAATTCTAATGGGGATAACCCCCATCGTTTCGCAGCTCGTTGGCGGGCGACAGGAAAATAAAGTCGCTTACCAAGTGAACCAGGCGCTCTGGCTGTCCATCTTACTCGCCATCGTCGTACTTGCGATCGGGTATGCCGTTGTACCGGGCATTCTCGGAGCCATGAGCCTGGAGCCGGAAGTTCGGCGGATTGCTTCCCAGTTTCTCGCCGCCATATCGATTGGCATCATCCCGCTGTTCGCATATACCGTGCTCCGCAGCTTTATTGATGCCCTTGGGCAAACTAAAATTTCTATGGTGATCACGCTGATTACCCTGCCGGTGAACGTAGGCTTGAACGCTCTCTTCATTTATGGATTCTGGGGCTTTCCAAGAATGGGAGGCGTAGGTGCCGGCATCGCTTCCGCGATTACATACTGGACCGTTCTCATCATCGCGATCGTAATCATCCATAAAAATCAGCCCTTCTCTTCATTCAGCATCTTCAGGCAGCTTCAAGGTGTTTCCTTGAGCGCATGGAAAAGCCTGTTAAACATCGGCGTGCCGATCGGGTTCTCCATCTTCCTCGAGACCGCCGTCTTCGCAGCGGTGACGCTGCTTATGAGCAGCTTTGATACGGCGACCATTGCCGCACATCAAGCGGCCCTGAATTTCGCTACGACACTGTATATGCTTCCATTAAGCATATGCATGAGTCTGACGATCCTGGTTGGCTTCGAGGCCGGCTCTGGACGCATGAAAGATGCCTGGAAGTACGCTAAACTTGGCATTAGCACAGCCGTTATCCTATCGCTGATCACGGCGGTCATCCTATTTATGGCCGGCAGACAGGTCGCCGGATTATATTCTAACGAGCCTGCAGTCGTCGCGCTGATCCAGCAGTTCCTGCTGTTCGCGATTTTCTTCCAGATCTCGGACGCGATCGCCACGCCGACTCAAGGGGCGCTGCGAGGCTATAAAGACGTGAATGTCGCTTTCATGCTCGCTTTTCTGTCTTTCTGGGTCATTGGCCTGCCTGTAGGATATGTGCTCGCCAACTACACCGATTGGGAAGCCTTCGGCTACTGGATCGGATTAATCACAGGCCTTGCCGTCGGCGCTGCCCTGATGCTTATGCGTCTGGTCAAAGTTCAACGCAAGTACACACGACAGGTAGATGCTTCATCTCGACCCGTATCCTAA
- a CDS encoding tetraprenyl-beta-curcumene synthase family protein has protein sequence MNNQELSRKVPRSPVGLMSRVYKFILPEVRIELEKWRREAEQIPDEELRKQALASIDNKRFHCQGGAVYAAANLPEKHILIPLIVAYQTISDYLDNLCDRSTSLDPADFRQLHQSMLDAVTPETEPADYYALRTEREDGGYLLRLVQKCRDCIGQLSGYEAAKPYIRDLAGLYTDLQVHKHIHPDKREAALLEWWSQHAHRTPHLRWNEFAAATGSTLGVFMLFLAATDPFLDDEDASSIHASYFPNVCSLHIMLDYLIDQDEDRLGGDLNFCNYYEDADTMLNRIASIVEWARKDVRTIPSTPFHRMIIEGLLALYLSDPKVSEQQLVRSVSKRLMKKSPMTRIFFYVNSRWIRKHKA, from the coding sequence TTGAATAATCAAGAGCTAAGCCGCAAAGTTCCGCGCAGTCCGGTTGGGCTGATGAGCCGGGTGTATAAATTCATACTTCCGGAAGTGCGGATCGAATTGGAGAAGTGGCGCCGGGAGGCTGAGCAAATTCCGGATGAGGAGCTACGAAAGCAGGCACTGGCCAGTATAGATAACAAAAGATTTCACTGCCAGGGCGGAGCGGTGTATGCCGCAGCCAATTTGCCGGAGAAGCATATTCTCATTCCATTGATTGTAGCTTACCAGACAATTAGCGATTATCTCGATAATTTATGTGACCGTAGTACTTCGCTGGATCCAGCGGATTTCAGACAGCTCCATCAGTCGATGTTGGATGCCGTTACGCCTGAGACTGAGCCGGCCGATTATTACGCTCTCCGGACCGAAAGGGAGGATGGAGGTTACCTTCTCCGTCTTGTGCAGAAATGCCGGGATTGCATCGGTCAATTATCAGGATATGAAGCGGCAAAGCCCTACATAAGGGATTTGGCTGGGCTGTATACCGATTTGCAGGTACACAAGCACATCCATCCGGATAAGAGAGAAGCAGCATTGCTTGAATGGTGGTCCCAGCATGCTCATCGGACACCGCATCTGCGGTGGAACGAGTTTGCGGCTGCAACGGGATCAACCTTGGGTGTGTTCATGCTATTCTTGGCTGCAACTGATCCGTTTCTGGATGACGAGGATGCATCGTCCATTCATGCGTCTTATTTTCCGAATGTATGCAGTCTCCACATTATGCTGGATTATCTTATTGATCAAGACGAAGACAGGCTGGGTGGCGATCTGAACTTTTGTAATTATTACGAAGATGCCGATACGATGCTGAACCGTATAGCTTCCATAGTTGAGTGGGCCCGGAAGGATGTCAGAACAATTCCCTCGACCCCTTTTCATCGTATGATCATTGAGGGGTTACTGGCGTTATATTTATCCGATCCAAAAGTCAGCGAGCAGCAGCTGGTTCGCTCCGTATCCAAACGTTTGATGAAGAAGAGTCCGATGACCCGGATCTTTTTCTACGTCAACAGCCGATGGATTCGTAAGCATAAAGCATGA
- a CDS encoding MFS transporter: MKLPATPRPDQNWLRAFMFTIFGTTALVISYFPLYFKEIGFSSAQIGYLYAIGPLISMFSNMIWSYTSDKYQTIKRIMNILIIGQLVTMLVLWQVASFGVVLFTISLFYFFYYPVYPLADTMAIQTAQRYGRSFTVIRVFGSLGYAFFALAIGYAIGAAGASATLAIGIGIGVFTLLCSFLLRDGVAVKSEPVELGALLKILRSKEILWFFGCTFCLAIAHRMNEAFLTLTLSELGAGEGLIGWSLMVSAGSEIPIFFLLSKYGDKIKELPLLTFASLMFALRFLLMALAADPLSVLAVQSLHSITFGVFYVTAVRYITRIIPWQYRATGMALFIIFWSSVSGLLSGAFGGLLFEAAGRPAFYQLAALLALIAGLGFLYRHLFAKPEDMNVGGISA; this comes from the coding sequence ATGAAACTTCCCGCTACGCCCAGACCGGATCAGAATTGGCTGCGCGCCTTTATGTTTACGATTTTTGGCACGACAGCCCTCGTCATTTCCTATTTCCCGCTATATTTCAAAGAAATCGGCTTCAGCAGCGCGCAGATCGGTTATCTGTATGCCATCGGCCCGCTTATATCCATGTTCTCCAATATGATTTGGAGTTACACCAGCGACAAATACCAGACTATCAAACGTATTATGAACATTCTGATTATCGGACAGCTCGTCACGATGCTTGTGTTGTGGCAGGTTGCAAGCTTCGGCGTTGTATTGTTCACGATCAGTCTGTTTTATTTTTTCTACTATCCGGTCTATCCCCTGGCGGATACGATGGCCATCCAAACGGCACAGAGGTACGGACGCAGCTTTACCGTCATTCGCGTATTCGGCTCACTCGGCTATGCGTTCTTCGCGCTTGCCATTGGATATGCCATCGGTGCTGCAGGCGCATCGGCCACACTGGCGATCGGCATTGGAATCGGCGTGTTCACACTGCTCTGCTCGTTTCTTCTCCGCGACGGAGTTGCTGTCAAGTCAGAGCCTGTTGAGCTGGGAGCCCTCCTCAAAATATTGCGTTCCAAAGAAATATTGTGGTTCTTCGGCTGCACGTTCTGCCTTGCCATCGCCCACCGTATGAATGAAGCCTTTCTTACGCTTACCTTATCCGAGCTCGGTGCGGGCGAAGGACTCATCGGCTGGTCCTTAATGGTCTCGGCTGGCAGCGAGATCCCGATTTTCTTCCTGCTGAGCAAGTATGGCGACAAGATAAAGGAGCTGCCGCTGCTGACCTTTGCAAGCCTAATGTTTGCGCTCCGTTTCCTGCTCATGGCCCTGGCAGCTGATCCGTTGTCCGTGCTCGCGGTTCAGTCGCTTCACAGCATTACTTTCGGCGTGTTCTATGTAACCGCCGTGCGTTATATTACAAGGATCATTCCTTGGCAGTACCGCGCGACCGGCATGGCTCTATTCATTATCTTCTGGTCAAGCGTTTCAGGACTTCTCAGCGGAGCCTTCGGCGGTTTGCTGTTCGAAGCGGCAGGAAGACCGGCCTTCTACCAGCTTGCAGCCCTCCTGGCCTTAATCGCTGGTCTCGGGTTTCTTTACCGGCACCTCTTTGCCAAGCCGGAGGATATGAATGTCGGCGGAATCAGCGCTTAG
- a CDS encoding M42 family metallopeptidase: MSIQPNETYVLDLLKELLDTPSPTGYTQDIMKRIEQEAASLNVSLEWNEKGGAILSVPGQDGSRTVGLSAHVDTLGAMVRAVKSEGTLRLTSVGGYMMNSIENEYCIIHTRSGKKYTGTILSTHPSVHVYSDARDFKRQEAHMEVRIDELVESADDVKKLGIGVGDFVSFDARPVITPSGYIKSRHLDDKASVAALFGLLESMKRDNWKPKHNVKLLISNYEEVGHGAAYIPADINEMIAVDMGCIGDDLSCKETDVSICAKDSSGPYDYDMTSRLIQLAESEGIAYAVDVYPHYGSDASAALSAGSNIKAALIGPGVHASHAMERTHKQAVLNTVKLLAAYVR, from the coding sequence GTGTCGATACAACCGAATGAAACTTATGTGCTGGACCTGCTAAAAGAACTGCTCGATACACCGAGCCCTACCGGATATACCCAAGACATTATGAAGCGGATCGAACAAGAAGCCGCTTCGCTGAATGTCTCGCTGGAATGGAATGAAAAAGGCGGTGCCATCCTGTCCGTTCCTGGACAAGACGGCAGCCGTACAGTTGGACTGAGCGCCCATGTGGACACGCTTGGCGCGATGGTTCGTGCCGTGAAATCAGAGGGCACACTCCGGCTTACCTCCGTTGGCGGATACATGATGAACAGCATTGAGAATGAATACTGTATCATCCACACGCGCAGCGGCAAGAAATATACAGGCACCATCCTGTCCACGCATCCTTCCGTTCACGTGTACAGCGATGCTCGTGATTTCAAGCGCCAGGAAGCCCATATGGAGGTCCGGATCGACGAGCTGGTGGAGTCAGCCGATGATGTGAAGAAACTCGGCATTGGGGTTGGCGATTTTGTTTCCTTTGATGCTCGTCCGGTCATTACACCAAGCGGGTACATCAAATCGCGCCATCTGGATGACAAAGCCAGCGTTGCCGCCCTCTTCGGCTTGCTCGAAAGCATGAAGCGGGATAACTGGAAACCTAAACACAATGTGAAGCTTCTCATCTCGAACTATGAAGAAGTGGGACATGGCGCAGCCTACATTCCTGCCGACATCAATGAAATGATTGCGGTTGATATGGGCTGCATCGGGGATGACCTGAGCTGCAAGGAAACCGATGTATCCATCTGCGCGAAGGATTCATCCGGTCCCTATGACTATGACATGACCAGCCGTTTGATCCAGCTGGCCGAGAGCGAAGGCATTGCTTATGCGGTGGATGTCTACCCTCATTACGGCTCTGACGCTTCTGCGGCGCTTTCCGCGGGCAGCAACATCAAGGCCGCGCTGATCGGTCCCGGCGTTCATGCATCCCATGCCATGGAAAGAACACATAAACAAGCCGTTCTTAACACCGTTAAGCTGCTGGCAGCCTACGTCAGGTAA
- the pepF gene encoding oligoendopeptidase F, giving the protein MEQLLKRADVPKEHQWKLEDLFADQKAWDASFAELKNLLKRTADYQGKLTNAASIKECFELEDEISYHAERLYVYAHMHHDEDTANPTYQALSAKAKKLNVEAGEALSFITPEILSLSEAELDKLIEDPSLKEFKFTLSEMKREKAHVLSKTEEALLAQVGNLSSAPQTIFGMLNNADMKFPKIKNEDGKEVELTHGNYIQFLESPNREVRERAFKAVYETYGKQKNTIAATLNANVNKNMFYSRVRKYPSVLEMALYGDNIPKEVYTNLIDTIHESLPLLHRYMELRKKLLGVDELHMYDLFAPLVEEYKWDITYEEAKQMTKEGLTPLGEDYLSSLQAGYDNGWIDVYENENKRTGAYSWGAYGTHPYVLLNHKDNLNSMFTLAHEMGHALHSYYSDNALKYRDAQYTIFLAEVASTTNEALLMDYLLKNAKDPKQKMYLLTYYADQFRTTVFRQTMFAEFEKIVHERAESGESLTPQDLSDIYYELNVKYHGKGMQVDKEIGMEWARIPHFYNSFYVYKYATGFSAATSFSKQILEEGQPAVDRYLGFLKSGGSDYSINILKKAGVDMSSPEPIREAMSVFEDIISQMEQLTK; this is encoded by the coding sequence ATGGAACAATTGTTAAAACGCGCTGATGTCCCTAAAGAGCATCAATGGAAGCTTGAAGATTTATTCGCTGACCAGAAGGCATGGGATGCGAGCTTTGCGGAGCTGAAGAATCTTCTGAAACGCACAGCCGATTATCAAGGCAAGTTAACCAACGCGGCTTCCATCAAGGAATGCTTCGAGCTTGAAGACGAAATCTCATATCATGCCGAACGTTTATATGTTTATGCTCATATGCATCATGATGAGGATACAGCAAACCCTACATATCAGGCGCTATCTGCCAAAGCCAAAAAATTGAATGTCGAAGCCGGAGAAGCCCTCTCTTTCATCACGCCGGAAATTCTGTCCTTGTCCGAAGCGGAGCTTGACAAACTCATTGAAGACCCTTCCCTCAAGGAATTCAAATTTACGCTGTCCGAGATGAAACGGGAGAAAGCGCATGTTCTGTCCAAGACCGAAGAAGCGCTGCTGGCTCAAGTCGGCAACCTCTCCTCTGCGCCGCAGACCATTTTCGGTATGCTTAACAATGCGGATATGAAATTCCCGAAAATCAAAAACGAGGACGGCAAGGAAGTCGAGCTCACGCACGGCAACTATATTCAATTCTTGGAGAGCCCGAACCGCGAAGTTCGTGAGCGTGCTTTCAAAGCCGTGTACGAAACCTATGGCAAGCAGAAAAACACGATTGCGGCTACGCTGAATGCCAATGTAAACAAAAATATGTTCTATTCCCGCGTACGCAAGTACCCTTCCGTACTGGAAATGGCGCTCTATGGCGATAACATTCCGAAGGAAGTCTACACCAACCTGATCGACACCATTCACGAGAGCCTGCCGCTCCTCCACCGGTACATGGAGCTCCGCAAGAAGCTGCTGGGCGTGGATGAACTTCACATGTACGATTTGTTCGCACCGCTCGTAGAAGAGTACAAGTGGGACATCACTTACGAAGAAGCAAAACAAATGACCAAGGAAGGCCTTACGCCGCTTGGTGAAGATTATCTCAGCAGCCTGCAAGCCGGATATGACAACGGCTGGATCGATGTATATGAGAATGAGAACAAACGGACTGGCGCATACAGCTGGGGCGCTTACGGCACCCATCCTTATGTGCTGCTGAATCATAAAGATAACCTGAACAGCATGTTTACCCTTGCTCATGAGATGGGTCATGCGCTTCACTCTTACTATTCCGACAACGCCCTGAAATACCGTGATGCCCAGTACACCATCTTCCTGGCTGAAGTGGCATCCACTACGAACGAAGCGTTGTTGATGGATTACTTGCTGAAAAACGCCAAAGATCCGAAGCAAAAAATGTACCTGCTCACCTACTATGCCGATCAATTCCGGACCACGGTATTCCGTCAAACGATGTTTGCCGAGTTCGAGAAGATTGTGCACGAACGCGCGGAGAGCGGCGAATCCCTGACTCCTCAAGACCTATCCGACATCTACTATGAGCTGAACGTGAAATATCACGGCAAGGGCATGCAGGTGGATAAGGAGATCGGCATGGAATGGGCACGGATTCCTCATTTCTACAACAGCTTCTATGTGTACAAATACGCCACTGGCTTCTCGGCTGCGACCAGCTTCTCCAAGCAAATCCTTGAAGAAGGCCAGCCTGCCGTTGACCGCTACCTCGGCTTCCTGAAGAGCGGCGGCAGCGATTACTCCATTAACATTCTCAAGAAGGCCGGCGTGGATATGTCCTCACCAGAGCCGATTCGTGAGGCGATGAGCGTGTTTGAAGACATCATCAGCCAAATGGAGCAATTGACGAAATAA
- a CDS encoding lipopolysaccharide assembly protein LapA domain-containing protein, whose product MKIQWSLIAALLFALITAVFAVINVNPVEVNLLFGTVNVPLILLIIGCSLIGGLIVGTFGIYRQYQMQKEIRSLAEQLIHIREVTGYTPEVQAAEEESKKEEKDAPAAE is encoded by the coding sequence ATGAAAATTCAATGGTCGCTAATCGCAGCCTTATTATTTGCCCTGATTACGGCTGTATTCGCCGTCATCAACGTCAATCCGGTTGAAGTGAATCTGTTATTCGGCACAGTCAATGTACCGCTGATTCTGCTGATTATCGGGTGCTCACTGATCGGGGGACTGATTGTCGGCACGTTCGGCATTTACCGTCAATATCAAATGCAGAAGGAAATCCGTTCGTTAGCGGAGCAACTTATACATATCCGTGAAGTAACGGGATACACCCCTGAAGTACAAGCTGCCGAAGAGGAAAGCAAGAAAGAAGAGAAGGACGCCCCCGCTGCTGAATAG
- a CDS encoding putative glycoside hydrolase — protein MNIILALFILASAGFGGSSPQDSSLTAKLQASLNTAMIQGMHQNNNQGQGHSGIKSNTTEIDPQIEAPKVKGIYVTAYSAGGSRMNQLVDLMDKTDLNAMVIDIKDDEGYITYKTENPKLKELGKSQPFIKDIKQLMKRLEKHDIYPIARIVVFKDTILAKKNPELSFRKGDGSVWTNGGGDSFVNPYSKEVWDYNIEIAKEAAKLGFKEIQFDYVRFPEGFEKRADSLKYTKTDQSRVDVVSDFVQYAREELAPLGIRVSVDIFGYAASVPAAEGIGQDFVKISKNVDIISPMVYPSHYTAGWFGSPVPDKAPYQTIKGSMEATHKKLDELGDQKPIIRPWIQDFTASWLGSGNYAKYGKKEIEEQIRALKDTNVDEYLLWNASNRYTEGVTHK, from the coding sequence ATGAATATCATCTTGGCTTTATTCATCTTAGCGTCCGCGGGCTTCGGTGGTTCCAGTCCGCAAGATAGCAGCCTTACCGCCAAACTTCAGGCTTCATTAAATACCGCTATGATTCAGGGCATGCACCAAAACAACAACCAAGGTCAGGGCCACAGCGGCATCAAATCAAACACAACAGAGATCGATCCGCAGATTGAAGCGCCTAAAGTCAAGGGCATTTATGTAACGGCTTATAGCGCAGGCGGCTCCAGAATGAATCAACTCGTAGATCTTATGGACAAGACCGATCTCAATGCCATGGTCATTGACATCAAGGACGATGAAGGATACATAACGTATAAAACCGAGAATCCGAAGCTGAAGGAACTCGGTAAATCTCAGCCTTTTATCAAAGACATCAAGCAATTGATGAAGCGGCTGGAGAAACACGATATTTATCCGATCGCCAGAATTGTCGTGTTCAAGGACACGATTCTTGCCAAGAAAAACCCGGAGCTTTCCTTCCGTAAAGGAGACGGCAGCGTCTGGACCAATGGCGGGGGCGACAGCTTCGTGAACCCGTACAGTAAAGAGGTTTGGGATTACAACATCGAAATCGCCAAGGAAGCTGCAAAACTTGGATTCAAGGAAATCCAGTTTGATTATGTTCGTTTTCCGGAGGGCTTCGAGAAACGCGCCGATTCCCTGAAATATACCAAGACGGATCAATCGCGCGTGGACGTGGTATCCGACTTTGTACAATACGCCCGGGAAGAACTAGCACCGCTCGGCATACGCGTATCCGTTGACATCTTCGGGTATGCTGCTTCGGTACCCGCGGCAGAAGGGATCGGCCAAGACTTCGTCAAAATTTCCAAGAACGTCGACATCATCAGTCCGATGGTATACCCTAGCCATTACACGGCAGGCTGGTTCGGCTCTCCTGTACCGGATAAGGCTCCTTACCAGACCATCAAAGGCTCCATGGAAGCTACCCACAAAAAGCTGGATGAGCTGGGGGATCAAAAACCGATCATTCGGCCTTGGATTCAGGACTTTACTGCGAGTTGGCTCGGAAGCGGAAATTATGCCAAGTACGGCAAAAAGGAAATCGAGGAGCAGATTCGCGCCCTCAAAGATACAAACGTCGATGAGTATTTACTCTGGAATGCTTCCAACCGTTATACGGAAGGCGTCACTCATAAATAA